One window of the Chryseobacterium camelliae genome contains the following:
- a CDS encoding thiazole synthase, protein MNTQNLTIAGRTFNCRLFLGTGKFGSPEIMTQSIVASESQMVTMALKRIDAASAEDDDLLTALQPANIHLLPNTSGARTAQEAVMAAQLAREALETDWVKLEIHPDPKYLLPDPIETLYATEELARLGFVVMPYIHADPVLCKRLEDAGTAVVMPLGAPIGTNKGLRTMDFLEIIISQSRVPVVVDAGIGAPSDAAKAMEMGADAVLVNTAIAVAADPVQMAIAFKEGVIAGRRAFESGLGAVSHHAEASSPLTSFLFD, encoded by the coding sequence ATGAATACCCAAAATTTAACCATAGCAGGACGCACGTTCAATTGCAGGCTTTTCCTGGGAACCGGAAAATTCGGGAGCCCGGAAATCATGACTCAATCCATCGTAGCATCAGAATCTCAGATGGTAACCATGGCGCTGAAACGGATTGATGCCGCTTCTGCGGAAGATGATGACCTGCTCACCGCACTACAGCCTGCCAACATCCATCTGCTGCCCAATACTTCCGGGGCACGTACTGCTCAGGAAGCCGTAATGGCAGCACAACTGGCCAGGGAAGCATTGGAAACGGACTGGGTAAAACTGGAAATCCACCCGGATCCGAAATATCTGTTGCCAGATCCTATTGAAACCCTCTATGCGACAGAGGAACTGGCCAGACTCGGATTTGTGGTCATGCCTTATATCCACGCCGATCCGGTGTTGTGTAAACGTCTTGAAGATGCCGGAACAGCGGTAGTTATGCCGTTGGGAGCACCTATCGGAACTAATAAAGGACTGCGGACGATGGATTTCCTTGAAATTATTATCAGCCAGAGCCGGGTTCCGGTGGTGGTAGATGCCGGGATTGGAGCACCTTCGGATGCAGCCAAGGCCATGGAAATGGGAGCCGATGCCGTACTGGTGAATACTGCCATTGCCGTAGCGGCAGATCCCGTTCAGATGGCTATAGCCTTTAAAGAAGGCGTTATTGCAGGAAGGCGGGCATTTGAGTCCGGTTTAGGTGCCGTTTCCCATCATGCTGAAGCTTCAAGTCCGCTGACGTCCTTTTTATTTGACTAA
- a CDS encoding thiamine phosphate synthase, with the protein MEKLQYISQGTTRIGQENNIRTMLDHGIRWVQVRWKNAPPEELMRLCESSKRLCSDYGAVCIINDHVQVARQIDADGVHLGLEDQSVASARPILGQDKIIGGTANTTADVIQRIQEGCDYIGLGPLRFTATKEKLSPVLGFEGYINIIDELQSLKIEIPKIFAIGGITLDDIELLQPTGIYGVAVSGQITQDSSLITQFKKALK; encoded by the coding sequence ATGGAAAAATTACAATACATATCACAGGGAACAACCAGGATCGGGCAGGAGAATAACATCAGGACTATGCTGGATCATGGCATCCGATGGGTTCAGGTGCGATGGAAAAATGCACCACCGGAAGAATTGATGAGGCTTTGTGAATCTTCTAAACGGCTATGCTCGGATTATGGAGCTGTATGCATTATCAATGATCATGTCCAGGTTGCCAGGCAGATAGATGCTGACGGCGTTCATTTAGGGCTGGAAGACCAGTCGGTAGCATCAGCAAGGCCTATTTTGGGACAGGATAAGATCATCGGCGGGACAGCGAATACAACGGCAGATGTTATACAGCGAATACAGGAAGGCTGTGACTATATCGGTCTGGGACCATTGCGGTTTACGGCTACCAAAGAAAAGCTGAGTCCGGTTTTAGGCTTCGAAGGTTATATTAACATCATTGATGAATTGCAGTCATTGAAAATAGAAATCCCGAAGATTTTTGCCATCGGCGGAATTACCCTTGACGATATTGAACTTTTACAGCCGACAGGTATTTACGGAGTAGCTGTTTCAGGGCAGATTACTCAGGACTCTTCACTAATAACCCAATTTAAAAAAGCATTAAAATGA
- a CDS encoding hydroxymethylpyrimidine/phosphomethylpyrimidine kinase: MQTGRPFVMTVAGYDPSGGAGVLADIKTMEQLRTSGLAVCTAMTMQTESECLGLEWQPMESITRTAELLLRKYPVQAVKIGVVKDAAMLGEILEVIIRSNTEIKIIWDPVLKSTSEFTFFDLDTLAQLDKVMGKLSLVTPNLIEYQLLNDNHLLQGNICSVLMKGGHRTDRPGTDVLLQHGMEIPLQPSGESRLYTPKHGSGCVLSSAIASWMARGEDTEAACRKAKLYVEHYLKSNPSLVGYHS, encoded by the coding sequence ATGCAGACAGGCCGTCCTTTCGTTATGACCGTTGCAGGATATGATCCGAGCGGCGGAGCAGGAGTCCTGGCAGACATCAAAACCATGGAGCAGCTGAGAACGTCCGGACTTGCCGTATGCACTGCCATGACGATGCAGACGGAGTCTGAATGCCTAGGCCTGGAATGGCAGCCGATGGAGTCCATAACACGAACAGCGGAGCTCCTTTTGAGGAAATATCCTGTTCAGGCAGTGAAGATCGGTGTCGTGAAAGATGCAGCTATGCTGGGTGAAATCCTGGAGGTTATTATCAGGAGTAATACAGAAATAAAAATCATCTGGGATCCGGTCCTGAAAAGCACTTCGGAATTTACCTTTTTTGATCTTGACACGCTTGCACAGCTGGATAAAGTCATGGGTAAATTAAGTCTTGTAACACCTAACTTGATTGAATATCAGTTGCTTAATGACAATCATCTGCTTCAGGGAAATATATGTTCCGTTCTGATGAAAGGCGGGCACCGGACAGACCGGCCGGGAACTGATGTTCTGCTGCAGCATGGAATGGAAATTCCTCTTCAGCCTTCAGGTGAAAGCAGATTATATACTCCCAAACATGGATCAGGTTGTGTGCTTTCTTCGGCAATTGCCAGCTGGATGGCCAGAGGAGAAGATACAGAAGCGGCATGCAGGAAAGCAAAATTATATGTTGAACACTATTTAAAAAGCAATCCTTCTTTAGTAGGATACCACTCCTAA
- a CDS encoding thiamine phosphate synthase: MILVITPENPVQNETDVIHQLFREKLDLLHVRKPGMSIEAMREYISRIDPDYHSQLVLHSHYSLAEEFGISRIHFREAGRQNVPDHFFDEYILSTSVHIIDCFNELDARWEYAFISPVFPSISKKGYGTDSGILESIQYRKNDRSGLIALGGISQHTIDAVFTEDVDGAALLGAVWESKEPVQMYIECRQAVLSL; this comes from the coding sequence ATGATCCTGGTCATTACACCTGAAAACCCGGTGCAGAACGAAACGGATGTCATCCATCAGCTGTTCAGGGAAAAGCTGGACCTCCTGCATGTCAGGAAACCCGGTATGAGCATAGAGGCGATGAGGGAGTATATCAGCCGGATCGATCCTGATTACCACAGTCAGCTGGTTCTGCACAGCCATTACAGCCTGGCTGAGGAATTCGGTATTTCCAGGATCCATTTCAGGGAAGCGGGCCGGCAAAATGTTCCGGATCATTTTTTCGATGAATATATTTTATCCACTTCCGTGCACATCATAGACTGCTTTAACGAACTGGATGCCCGGTGGGAATATGCTTTTATCAGTCCGGTTTTCCCCAGCATCTCCAAAAAAGGCTATGGAACTGATTCCGGAATACTGGAAAGCATCCAGTACAGAAAAAATGACCGTTCAGGGCTCATCGCACTGGGAGGCATCAGCCAACATACGATTGATGCTGTTTTTACAGAAGATGTTGACGGTGCTGCCTTATTGGGAGCTGTCTGGGAAAGTAAAGAACCCGTACAAATGTATATAGAATGCAGACAGGCCGTCCTTTCGTTATGA
- the thiC gene encoding phosphomethylpyrimidine synthase ThiC yields MDHTITRSPFPNSKKIYMEGDLHPIHVAMREIELSPTQLSNGTMEHNPPVTVYDTSGPYTDEHAEIDITKGLPRIREQWILNRNDVDVLDGITSEYGKARLTDPKLDALRFSYNHQPKVARDGKEVTQLYYARQGIVTAEMEYVAIRENQRIQQLEAVSPEMAFQHEGNSFGANTPKKITPEFVRDEIAAGRAIIPNNINHPESEPMIIGRNFLVKINANIGNSAVSSSIEEEVEKAVWACRWGADTIMDLSTGKNIHETREWIIRNSPVPIGTVPIYQALEKVKGIAENLTWEIFRDTLIEQAEQGVSYFTIHAGVLLRYIHLTAKRVTGIVSRGGSIMAKWCLFHHKENFLYTHFEEICEIMKKYDVAFSLGDGLRPGSIADANDAAQFAELETLGELTKIAWKHNVQVMIEGPGHVPMHMIKENMDKQLKECHEAPFYTLGPLTTDIAPGYDHITSGIGAAMIGWFGCAMLCYVTPKEHLGLPNKKDVKDGVITYKLAAHAADLAKGHPGAQYRDNALSKARFEFRWEDQFNLSLDPETARSYHDETLPAEGAKIAHFCSMCGPKFCSMKITQEIRESAEKGMMDKSLEFIEKGKEIYL; encoded by the coding sequence ATGGATCATACCATCACACGTTCGCCGTTTCCGAATTCCAAAAAAATCTATATGGAAGGAGACCTGCATCCCATCCATGTAGCCATGCGCGAGATCGAACTAAGTCCTACACAGCTCAGCAACGGAACGATGGAACATAACCCACCCGTTACCGTATATGATACATCCGGGCCTTACACCGATGAACATGCAGAAATCGACATCACGAAAGGCCTTCCCAGGATCAGGGAACAATGGATCCTGAACCGGAATGATGTTGATGTATTGGATGGCATTACATCAGAATATGGAAAAGCAAGGCTTACTGATCCTAAACTCGATGCATTGCGTTTTTCATACAACCATCAGCCTAAGGTGGCGCGGGACGGAAAAGAAGTGACCCAGCTGTATTATGCAAGGCAGGGAATTGTTACCGCTGAAATGGAATATGTAGCCATCCGGGAAAACCAGCGCATTCAGCAGCTGGAAGCCGTTAGTCCGGAAATGGCGTTCCAGCATGAAGGGAACAGCTTCGGAGCGAATACCCCAAAGAAAATAACTCCTGAATTTGTAAGGGATGAAATTGCTGCCGGAAGGGCCATTATTCCGAATAACATCAACCACCCGGAAAGCGAACCGATGATTATCGGAAGGAATTTCCTGGTCAAGATCAATGCCAATATCGGGAACAGTGCCGTGTCATCCAGTATTGAGGAAGAAGTGGAAAAGGCCGTATGGGCATGCCGCTGGGGTGCCGACACCATCATGGACCTGTCTACAGGAAAAAACATCCATGAAACCAGGGAATGGATCATCAGGAACAGCCCGGTTCCCATCGGTACCGTTCCAATTTATCAGGCACTGGAAAAAGTAAAAGGGATTGCCGAAAATCTTACCTGGGAGATATTCAGGGATACGCTTATTGAACAGGCAGAGCAGGGCGTATCGTATTTTACGATCCATGCAGGAGTGCTGCTGAGATATATCCACCTTACGGCGAAACGGGTTACCGGAATAGTTTCCCGAGGAGGATCCATCATGGCCAAATGGTGCCTGTTCCATCATAAAGAGAATTTTTTATATACGCACTTTGAGGAAATCTGTGAAATCATGAAGAAGTATGATGTCGCCTTTTCCCTTGGGGACGGACTTCGCCCGGGATCTATCGCTGATGCCAATGATGCGGCACAGTTTGCTGAGCTGGAAACTCTGGGGGAGCTCACTAAGATTGCCTGGAAGCATAATGTGCAGGTCATGATTGAAGGGCCGGGCCATGTACCGATGCATATGATCAAAGAAAATATGGACAAGCAGCTGAAAGAGTGCCACGAAGCCCCTTTTTATACCCTGGGACCTTTAACTACGGATATCGCTCCGGGATATGACCATATTACCTCAGGAATCGGAGCCGCTATGATCGGATGGTTCGGATGTGCCATGTTGTGTTATGTTACTCCGAAAGAACATTTGGGGCTACCGAACAAAAAAGATGTAAAAGACGGTGTTATCACCTATAAACTGGCGGCTCATGCGGCAGACCTGGCTAAAGGACATCCCGGTGCGCAGTACAGGGATAATGCGTTAAGCAAAGCCAGGTTTGAGTTCAGATGGGAAGACCAGTTCAACCTTTCGCTTGATCCGGAGACCGCCCGATCATACCACGATGAAACCCTTCCGGCAGAAGGTGCTAAGATTGCCCATTTCTGTTCCATGTGCGGGCCGAAGTTCTGCTCCATGAAAATTACGCAGGAAATCCGTGAATCTGCGGAGAAAGGAATGATGGACAAGTCTTTGGAGTTTATTGAAAAAGGAAAAGAGATTTACTTATGA
- the thiS gene encoding sulfur carrier protein ThiS, translating to MELTINHITKTFDTLPENLEALLHAEMPGKRKGIAVALNNRIIPQALWRETLLTKNDSILIITATQGG from the coding sequence ATGGAACTTACAATCAATCACATTACCAAAACATTCGATACCCTCCCGGAAAACCTGGAAGCATTGCTGCATGCGGAAATGCCGGGAAAACGGAAAGGTATTGCCGTAGCCCTCAACAACCGTATTATTCCCCAGGCACTCTGGAGGGAAACCCTTCTCACGAAAAACGATTCAATTCTAATCATCACCGCCACCCAAGGCGGTTAA
- a CDS encoding RluA family pseudouridine synthase, with amino-acid sequence MEEQIVYEDNHLLVINKKVGQLVQGDKTGDESLLESIKNHIKKRDDKPGNVFLGLVHRIDRPTSGLVIYAKTSKALSRLTQMVKNREIKKTYWAVVPKESLPQSQRLIHYLKKNEKNNKAIIFPKPTEGAKEAILTYHIIQSLDHYMLLEIDLETGRHHQIRAQLSKTGIPIKGDLKYGSPRSNADGGIHLHARKLEFIHPVTKENIEITAPVPGQDAIWQACETGSR; translated from the coding sequence ATGGAAGAACAGATCGTATATGAAGATAACCACCTTCTGGTCATCAACAAAAAGGTAGGGCAGCTGGTTCAGGGAGATAAGACAGGGGATGAATCCCTGCTTGAATCCATTAAAAATCATATTAAAAAGAGAGACGATAAGCCCGGCAATGTTTTCCTGGGTCTGGTCCACCGTATCGACCGGCCTACTTCCGGCCTTGTTATCTATGCCAAAACCTCCAAGGCTTTATCCAGGTTAACGCAGATGGTGAAGAACAGGGAGATTAAAAAGACCTACTGGGCAGTGGTTCCTAAAGAATCTCTTCCGCAAAGCCAGCGGCTGATTCATTACCTGAAAAAGAATGAGAAAAATAATAAAGCCATTATTTTCCCGAAACCGACAGAAGGAGCCAAGGAAGCAATTCTAACCTATCATATTATTCAGTCACTGGATCATTATATGCTGCTGGAAATTGATCTGGAAACCGGAAGGCATCATCAGATCCGTGCGCAGCTGTCCAAAACCGGGATTCCTATCAAAGGTGACCTTAAATACGGTTCGCCGCGCTCCAATGCCGACGGCGGTATTCACCTCCATGCCAGGAAGCTGGAATTCATTCATCCGGTGACGAAAGAGAATATTGAAATTACAGCTCCGGTTCCCGGTCAGGATGCCATCTGGCAGGCTTGTGAAACCGGATCAAGATAA
- the panB gene encoding 3-methyl-2-oxobutanoate hydroxymethyltransferase: protein MSVHSEIKKVTTETLRKMKFDKEKITMLTAYDFTTAKMVDAGGIDAVLIGDSAANVMAGFETTLPITLDQMIYHAQSVVRGTDRALVVADLPFGTYQSNPEKALESAVRMMKEGGAHAVKIEGGKEISKSIKKIINAGIPVMGHLGLTPQSIYKFGTYKVRAKEDAEAEKLISDAQLLEELGCFSVVLEKIPAELAKKVSESISIPTIGIGAGPHCDGQVLVYHDMVGMNKGFSPKFLRRYLDLYTEITGAVAQYVKDVKNVDFPNENESY from the coding sequence ATGTCTGTTCATTCTGAAATCAAGAAAGTTACGACTGAAACCTTACGGAAAATGAAATTCGATAAGGAAAAAATAACCATGCTTACAGCCTATGACTTCACCACGGCGAAAATGGTGGATGCCGGAGGTATTGATGCCGTCCTGATCGGTGATTCCGCAGCCAATGTAATGGCCGGTTTTGAAACCACCCTGCCGATCACGCTGGATCAGATGATTTACCATGCCCAGAGTGTGGTAAGAGGGACGGACCGAGCACTGGTGGTGGCTGATCTACCGTTCGGGACCTACCAGAGCAATCCTGAAAAGGCGCTGGAATCTGCCGTAAGGATGATGAAGGAAGGCGGTGCCCACGCCGTAAAAATTGAGGGCGGTAAAGAAATTTCAAAATCCATCAAAAAAATCATCAATGCAGGGATTCCTGTGATGGGCCACCTGGGACTGACTCCTCAGTCCATTTATAAATTCGGGACTTATAAAGTTCGGGCAAAAGAAGATGCAGAAGCGGAAAAGCTCATCAGTGATGCACAGCTTCTGGAAGAACTGGGGTGTTTTTCAGTCGTTCTGGAAAAGATACCTGCTGAGCTGGCTAAAAAAGTGTCGGAAAGCATCTCTATTCCTACCATCGGAATCGGTGCCGGACCTCATTGTGACGGCCAGGTTCTGGTCTACCATGACATGGTGGGCATGAATAAGGGATTCAGCCCTAAATTCTTACGCAGGTACCTTGATCTCTATACTGAAATTACCGGTGCGGTAGCCCAGTATGTAAAAGACGTGAAGAACGTTGATTTCCCTAATGAAAACGAAAGCTATTAA
- a CDS encoding Crp/Fnr family transcriptional regulator — protein sequence MSQEQQIAIEDRFARVFNDKSFKERLSSADFDKYIKGKKKLSFQKHDTIFEDGETPKGVYFLEKGAAKLSKSGAFGKDQILRFIKEGDIIGYRSLLCGENFQAKAEAMTEIECTFLPSDIFMHLLEVDPQLSFVMLQKISYELGESSNTITFLAQKTVRERLAEILILLEQKLGVDPEGFIKISLTREEIANIIGTATESAIRLISEFKQDNLIEVDGRNIKILNHDKLMKLGHVVL from the coding sequence ATGTCGCAGGAACAACAGATTGCTATTGAAGATAGGTTCGCCAGAGTTTTTAATGATAAATCATTCAAGGAAAGACTTTCCAGTGCAGATTTCGATAAATACATCAAAGGCAAGAAAAAACTCAGCTTTCAGAAACACGATACGATTTTTGAGGATGGAGAAACTCCGAAAGGAGTTTATTTTTTGGAAAAAGGAGCTGCTAAATTATCCAAATCCGGAGCATTCGGGAAAGATCAGATTCTTAGATTTATCAAAGAAGGCGATATCATAGGCTACCGTTCTTTACTTTGCGGGGAAAATTTCCAGGCAAAGGCTGAGGCGATGACAGAAATTGAATGTACTTTTCTGCCTTCGGACATCTTTATGCACCTTCTGGAAGTGGATCCGCAGCTGTCATTTGTGATGCTTCAGAAAATTTCCTACGAACTTGGAGAGTCTTCCAATACCATTACGTTCCTGGCTCAGAAAACCGTACGCGAAAGGCTTGCGGAAATCCTGATCCTGCTGGAGCAGAAGCTGGGCGTTGATCCTGAAGGGTTCATTAAAATCTCCCTTACCAGAGAAGAGATCGCCAATATTATCGGGACTGCTACAGAAAGTGCCATCCGCCTGATCTCAGAATTCAAACAGGATAATCTGATTGAAGTAGACGGCCGGAACATCAAAATTCTCAACCACGACAAACTCATGAAACTCGGTCACGTAGTTTTATAA